Part of the Rhodococcus sp. OK302 genome is shown below.
GGACGCACCCGATACAACAGAAGATTCCCGGTCAAGCCGAGAAACACCATGTTCGGAAAGACAAATCCATACGACGACGCCTCAGGATCGGGTGGAGGCAACGGAATTCCGGCATCCTGCGCGTATGCGAAATACTCCTCGAAAAACGCCGGCACCAATTCCTCATCAGGAAGTCCTTGGTTGCGGACTCGATCGCTGATGAATTCCTCGCGCTCGGTAACGTACGCGCCGGCGGTTCCCTCGAACAGAATTCTATTCTGCTCCAAGAAATATTCACCGAATCGCAAATGCTTTACCGGCGGATTAAGCAAAGACTCCATCGAAGTGCCTACGACGTCAGGCGCACTTTCCTGCGCGCCCACATTGAAATGCCCCATACCCTTAGGGCTGTACGCCAACATGTCCGCGTTGTAGTCGTCACCGACAGCACCGAATGCCAGCTCCGGATGCGCTTGCATGACGTGGTATGCCTCGATAAATGCCTCGGTAGCCACCTTCCAGTTCGCAGGAAGGTCCAGGTACTTCCACCACCGGACCCGCATACGGTCCATCCACATCGGCTCGAGATGCCTATCCATCGAACCGATGAACTCATCGAACGAGGGCGCGTCATCGTCGAAATTGATCCAGACAAATCCGTACCGAATCTCGGAACGAACCTCTTTTAGATTTATCTTTGAAGGCTCAATTGACTCTGGAATGAAGCCGTTCCGGGCATAAAGGTATGACTGCGTACCGTCCAGCTCCCATCGCCACCCATGAAACGGGCACACAATCTGCTTGCCACTGAACGAGCCACAATCGAGCGCGAGTTGTGTGGCACGATGTGGGCAGACGTTATGGAAAACCTTAATGGTCTCCTCATCGACCCGCACAACCATCACAGACTCTTCGGCGACTTTGTACTCCATGTAGTCGCCAGGTAACTGGACGTCCTCCACCCGGACTGCCCACTGCCACGTGTGCATCCACAGCTTACGGTTCTCGAGATTCGTAAATTCTTGGTCGTAATAGCGTTCAGCAGGGATATGTATCCCATCCACCATACGGAACGGAACCTCGGACGTGTCCACATCGGGATCCGGGAGACACGGATTTACCTCCAAATCTGGTAGCGGCAATTCGCCATCTCCGGCCAAATTTGTTTGCTCGATCTGAGTAGTCAAAACATATCCTTCCAGCTATTTTCAACCCACCTGGTAAGCACTGCTTCTAGAGATTTCTTTGCTTC
Proteins encoded:
- a CDS encoding SRPBCC family protein; the encoded protein is MDRHLEPMWMDRMRVRWWKYLDLPANWKVATEAFIEAYHVMQAHPELAFGAVGDDYNADMLAYSPKGMGHFNVGAQESAPDVVGTSMESLLNPPVKHLRFGEYFLEQNRILFEGTAGAYVTEREEFISDRVRNQGLPDEELVPAFFEEYFAYAQDAGIPLPPPDPEASSYGFVFPNMVFLGLTGNLLLYRVRPIGSDPNMCRFEVFALQIPVEAEGEQAPARAEGPLEVEDLPFVLRQDVENIARQQAGYRSSAFHETTMSPRFEKMIYGMQNEIDRYLAR